From the genome of Nitrospira sp., one region includes:
- the bfr gene encoding bacterioferritin: MKAKEGVVEQLSHVLTAELTAIHQYLLHAGLCKNWGYERLHEYYRHLANDEMQHSAGLIQHILYLDGTPEMERLESVMHGKDVVALFRADLEFEREDVELLRKAIAHCTTVADFTTRHLLEHMLEDTEGHIDWFETRLRTIDQVGPERFLSEQIKR, encoded by the coding sequence ATGAAAGCCAAAGAAGGGGTTGTGGAACAACTCAGCCACGTGCTCACCGCCGAGCTGACGGCCATACATCAATACCTGCTTCATGCAGGCCTCTGTAAAAACTGGGGATATGAGCGGCTTCATGAATATTATCGCCATCTAGCAAATGACGAAATGCAGCACTCTGCCGGACTTATCCAGCACATTTTATACTTGGATGGTACGCCGGAGATGGAACGTCTTGAATCCGTGATGCATGGGAAAGATGTCGTGGCACTCTTTCGAGCTGATCTTGAGTTTGAGCGTGAAGACGTCGAATTGCTTCGAAAGGCCATTGCCCACTGCACCACGGTTGCTGATTTCACCACACGGCACCTGCTGGAACACATGCTTGAAGACACGGAGGGACATATTGATTGGTTCGAGACAAGACTCCGAACCATCGACCAAGTTGGTCCCGAGCGGTTCCTGTCCGAACAGATCAAGCGGTAA
- a CDS encoding copper resistance protein CopC, which translates to MVTSLDKCTALRVSLSLMVVLALGMPAASALAHSMLVKAEPPQRAVLTKSPSQVRLWFNEQIEGDYASLVVLDDKSQSITEVKPTLAPDDPKSIILPLPELVPGKYSIKFRVLSVDGHVVESSFGFTVKGEAQKK; encoded by the coding sequence ATGGTCACATCGCTGGATAAGTGTACGGCTCTACGGGTCTCTTTGTCTCTGATGGTTGTGTTGGCTTTGGGAATGCCTGCAGCCTCAGCACTGGCCCATTCAATGTTGGTGAAGGCAGAGCCGCCGCAGCGGGCGGTCCTTACCAAGTCACCGAGTCAAGTGCGTTTGTGGTTCAATGAGCAGATTGAGGGAGATTACGCGTCGTTGGTTGTGCTGGACGACAAGAGCCAGTCAATCACCGAGGTGAAGCCGACTCTCGCACCTGATGATCCCAAATCGATCATCCTGCCGTTGCCGGAGCTGGTACCGGGAAAATACTCCATCAAGTTTCGCGTCCTCTCGGTGGATGGGCATGTCGTCGAATCGTCTTTCGGCTTCACGGTGAAGGGCGAAGCACAAAAGAAATGA
- the bfr gene encoding bacterioferritin gives MKAKDGVVTILNKILTADLTAINQYFVHAKMCGNWGYERLQRKVRERSIDEMKDADELIGHILYLEGVPNVQRMNTVQVGETVAEQLKLDLKAEQEMLTLLNEGIVHCAKVTDFTTRHMLEDMAKDVDGHIDWIETQLETIKQVGLENYLTEQIKPES, from the coding sequence ATGAAGGCAAAGGATGGGGTTGTCACAATTTTGAACAAGATTTTGACCGCAGACCTGACGGCCATCAACCAGTACTTCGTCCATGCGAAAATGTGCGGGAACTGGGGCTATGAACGGCTCCAGCGTAAGGTACGAGAACGAAGTATTGATGAAATGAAGGATGCCGACGAACTCATCGGTCACATCCTCTATTTGGAGGGGGTCCCAAATGTACAGCGAATGAACACGGTCCAAGTTGGTGAGACCGTAGCGGAACAACTGAAGCTAGACTTGAAGGCGGAGCAGGAAATGCTGACCTTGCTGAATGAAGGAATCGTTCACTGCGCAAAGGTGACTGACTTCACGACTCGACACATGTTGGAGGATATGGCGAAGGATGTCGACGGACATATTGATTGGATCGAAACCCAATTAGAAACCATCAAACAGGTAGGGCTTGAGAACTACCTCACTGAACAAATTAAACCCGAGTCCTGA